A portion of the Halopelagius inordinatus genome contains these proteins:
- a CDS encoding type II secretion system protein, which translates to MVADAELAAVTDRLARAYPWPVTAGDDLRRAVAFLDFESDAETVVRAGYVASVPVALCAFVGATLLTPGFPAVTRLLLAVTGGLAATHAVHRLPVGLAALRRTRALGETADLVGRAALRMRLEPAPERAAAFATRTGDGPLASSLESHVRRERGTPDSALESFAAEWSPWFPALDRAVSLLLTSADAPEGERSRSLDRALEAILDGTHDEMADFAATVRGPTTALYAFGVLLPLTLVGVLPAARAAGIVFPASAFVFVYDVVLPLTVVAASAWLLVRRPVALPPPRVDGDHPDVGAGPWRGLLAGAAGVAVGWVGGGAVASWASPVAAAGFGLGAALAAHYYPMARVRRRVRDVESRLDDALYLVGRRVDDGTAVETAVEAAADDIDGATGDLLSEAAGVRSRLRVGVREAFLGEYGALADVPSPRTRGAAALLAVAASEGRPAGGAVVATADHLRDLRSVEREARRQLASVTGTLGNTAAFFAPLVAGATVAMAARMAETDLSLSGEATTALSTATLGLSVGAYALCLAVLLTALSTGLDRGLDRTLVGYRVGLALLAATGSYLASFSGASVLF; encoded by the coding sequence GTGGTCGCCGACGCCGAGTTGGCGGCGGTCACAGACCGTCTGGCGCGGGCGTACCCGTGGCCCGTGACGGCCGGAGACGACCTGCGGCGTGCGGTGGCGTTTCTCGACTTCGAGTCCGACGCCGAGACGGTCGTTCGGGCGGGGTACGTCGCTTCGGTTCCGGTCGCTCTCTGCGCCTTCGTGGGAGCGACGCTTCTCACACCGGGGTTTCCCGCCGTCACGCGACTTTTGCTCGCCGTGACGGGTGGGCTCGCGGCGACGCACGCCGTCCACCGACTTCCCGTCGGACTGGCGGCGCTTCGGCGGACGCGAGCACTCGGCGAGACGGCCGACCTCGTGGGGCGCGCCGCCCTCCGGATGCGACTCGAACCCGCCCCGGAACGGGCCGCCGCGTTCGCCACGCGCACGGGCGACGGCCCCCTCGCTTCGAGTCTCGAATCGCACGTCCGGCGAGAGCGAGGGACGCCCGACTCGGCGTTGGAGTCGTTCGCCGCGGAGTGGTCGCCGTGGTTCCCCGCACTCGACCGCGCCGTCTCGCTTCTCTTGACCAGCGCCGACGCTCCCGAGGGCGAGCGGAGTCGGTCGTTAGACCGGGCTCTCGAAGCGATTCTCGACGGAACGCACGACGAGATGGCCGACTTCGCCGCGACGGTCCGCGGTCCGACGACGGCGCTGTACGCCTTCGGCGTTCTCCTCCCTCTCACACTCGTCGGCGTCCTCCCGGCCGCGAGGGCCGCGGGAATCGTCTTTCCCGCGAGCGCGTTCGTCTTCGTCTACGACGTGGTCCTCCCTCTCACCGTCGTCGCGGCCAGCGCGTGGTTGCTCGTCCGCCGTCCCGTCGCCCTTCCGCCGCCGCGCGTCGACGGCGACCATCCGGACGTGGGCGCCGGCCCGTGGCGCGGACTCCTCGCCGGAGCCGCGGGCGTCGCCGTCGGATGGGTGGGGGGCGGAGCGGTCGCCTCGTGGGCCTCACCCGTCGCCGCCGCGGGGTTCGGCCTCGGCGCGGCGCTCGCGGCCCACTACTACCCGATGGCTCGGGTTCGCCGTCGCGTCCGCGACGTGGAGTCCCGACTGGACGACGCGCTCTACCTCGTCGGCCGCCGCGTCGACGACGGGACGGCCGTCGAGACGGCTGTCGAAGCCGCCGCGGACGACATCGACGGCGCGACGGGTGACCTGCTCTCCGAGGCCGCCGGGGTTCGGAGCCGACTCCGCGTCGGCGTCCGCGAAGCGTTCTTGGGCGAGTACGGGGCGCTCGCGGACGTCCCGAGTCCGCGAACCCGGGGTGCGGCCGCGCTCCTCGCCGTCGCCGCGAGCGAGGGCCGCCCGGCGGGCGGGGCGGTAGTCGCCACCGCGGACCACCTCCGCGACCTGCGGAGCGTCGAACGGGAGGCGCGGCGGCAACTCGCCTCCGTCACCGGAACGCTCGGGAACACCGCGGCGTTCTTCGCACCACTCGTCGCCGGCGCGACGGTGGCGATGGCGGCCCGCATGGCCGAGACGGACCTCTCGCTTTCGGGCGAGGCGACGACGGCGCTCTCGACGGCGACGCTCGGCCTCTCGGTGGGCGCGTACGCGCTCTGTCTTGCCGTCCTCCTGACGGCGCTTTCGACCGGACTCGACCGGGGACTCGACCGAACGCTCGTCGGCTACCGCGTCGGCCTCGCACTCCTCGCGGCCACGGGGTCGTACCTCGCGTCGTTCTCCGGTGCGTCGGTACTGTTCTGA
- a CDS encoding DUF7311 family protein, with protein MIRLLLAAAVTAALLATALPAVEDARTERVAASLDADAERVVRATESLAYGEDPTQSLSTAPRRTVRLSLPARSWTAADLSYVAVGGRPEETESRPVLTYAFSGGRETERRLSLPVPLRTPDGPVVLRDSGTHTLSISLLSESEAPVVVVRSV; from the coding sequence GTGATTCGCCTCCTCTTGGCCGCCGCGGTCACCGCCGCGCTTCTCGCAACCGCGCTCCCGGCCGTCGAAGACGCCCGCACGGAGCGCGTGGCGGCGAGTCTCGACGCCGACGCCGAGCGGGTGGTCCGAGCGACCGAATCGCTCGCGTACGGCGAAGACCCGACGCAGTCGCTCTCGACGGCCCCGCGGCGAACCGTCCGTCTCTCTCTCCCCGCGCGTTCGTGGACGGCCGCGGACCTCTCGTACGTCGCCGTCGGCGGCAGACCCGAAGAGACGGAGTCGCGTCCCGTCCTCACGTACGCGTTCTCCGGCGGACGGGAGACGGAGCGACGACTGTCGCTTCCGGTCCCCCTCCGAACGCCCGACGGACCGGTCGTCCTCCGAGACTCCGGGACGCACACCCTCTCGATTTCGCTTCTCTCCGAATCCGAAGCGCCTGTCGTCGTCGTTCGGTCGGTCTGA
- a CDS encoding type II/IV secretion system ATPase subunit yields MPVDFDAGLDLVDVARRSLAGRRGSLVDAATAGFGAMLSDGSPDEGCRCEPRFETPAGRAGRRTAELVVDADDCPGEGDLASNPDCRATVVGALADRDADVVRTVADGVSRTYEDAAAGLLLSAGRFVERVRFHDETLAARAERDPLGAAREAAGRAGAVGRIVAETGLEEGAARADGYGDALRPAVGPSVARSRVRVRPPADASLLDRRELPSGATVRLYDTPEGTRYHLTPVAHSLDSSAAATLAAAYDCLARGRVEGGSRAPGRAVRHVADDSTPVETLTDVLRQYTRGNGVLDDLFSDPRVTDVAASAPVEENAVRVTVDGERLRTNVRLTADGAAALASRFRRASGRAFSRATPALDAAVTRPDGTKVRVAGVTAPASDGIGFSFRAHGDDAWTLPGLVAAGTLSADAAALLSVAAERGSAALVAGTRGAGKTTLLGSLLWELPAATRLVTVEDTPELPVEALRENGRDVQPLTVELDGGAGSFSPDDALRTALRLGDGALVVGEVRGEEAGTLYEAMRVGAHGNAVLGTIHGDSAAAVRERVVSDLGVPESAFGATDLVVTCARDGPDRRVERIEEVRTGGEGVRFETLYAPGADGLDATGRVSRGDSALVDSLAKSEEAYADVLDALDGRAARIERLAETDRTRPEDVRTAYRGREVN; encoded by the coding sequence ATGCCAGTTGACTTCGACGCCGGTCTGGACCTCGTCGACGTCGCCAGACGGAGTCTGGCGGGCCGCCGAGGGTCCCTCGTTGACGCCGCTACCGCGGGGTTCGGAGCGATGCTCTCGGACGGCTCCCCCGATGAGGGCTGTCGGTGCGAACCGCGTTTCGAGACGCCCGCCGGACGTGCCGGACGCCGCACCGCGGAACTCGTCGTCGACGCCGACGACTGCCCCGGCGAGGGTGACCTCGCCTCGAATCCCGATTGCCGCGCCACCGTCGTCGGGGCGTTGGCCGACCGAGACGCCGACGTCGTTCGAACGGTCGCCGACGGCGTCAGTCGGACGTACGAGGACGCCGCCGCCGGACTGCTCCTCTCTGCCGGCCGGTTCGTCGAACGCGTCCGGTTTCACGACGAGACGCTCGCGGCCCGCGCCGAACGCGACCCGTTGGGCGCGGCGCGGGAGGCGGCCGGACGCGCCGGCGCAGTCGGTCGCATCGTCGCCGAGACCGGTCTGGAGGAGGGTGCGGCGAGAGCGGACGGCTACGGCGACGCGCTTCGACCCGCGGTCGGACCGTCCGTCGCCCGGTCGCGGGTCAGAGTTCGCCCGCCCGCCGACGCGTCGCTTCTCGACCGGCGCGAACTCCCGTCGGGCGCGACCGTTCGCCTGTACGATACGCCCGAGGGGACGCGCTACCACCTCACACCCGTCGCGCACTCGCTCGATTCGTCCGCGGCGGCGACGCTCGCGGCGGCGTACGACTGCCTCGCCCGCGGCCGCGTCGAGGGCGGGTCCCGCGCGCCGGGACGCGCCGTCCGCCACGTCGCGGACGATTCGACGCCCGTCGAGACGCTGACCGACGTGCTCCGGCAGTACACCCGCGGAAACGGCGTTCTCGATGACCTGTTTTCGGACCCGCGAGTCACGGACGTGGCGGCGTCGGCACCGGTCGAAGAGAACGCCGTCCGGGTCACCGTAGACGGCGAGCGACTGCGGACGAACGTGCGACTGACGGCGGACGGCGCCGCCGCCCTCGCCTCGCGGTTTCGACGCGCCAGCGGGCGGGCGTTCTCGCGTGCGACGCCCGCACTCGACGCCGCGGTGACGCGACCGGACGGAACGAAAGTCCGCGTCGCCGGTGTCACTGCGCCCGCGAGCGACGGCATCGGGTTCTCGTTTCGCGCTCACGGCGACGACGCGTGGACGCTCCCCGGACTCGTCGCCGCGGGGACGCTCTCGGCGGACGCGGCGGCGCTTCTCTCCGTCGCGGCCGAACGGGGGTCTGCGGCCCTCGTGGCAGGGACCCGCGGGGCGGGGAAGACGACGCTTCTCGGCTCTCTCCTGTGGGAACTCCCCGCCGCGACGCGTCTCGTCACCGTCGAAGACACTCCGGAACTCCCCGTCGAAGCCCTCCGCGAGAACGGCCGTGACGTGCAACCGCTCACCGTCGAACTCGACGGCGGCGCGGGGTCGTTCTCGCCCGACGACGCTCTCAGGACCGCGCTCCGACTCGGCGACGGCGCTCTCGTCGTCGGCGAGGTCAGAGGCGAGGAGGCCGGGACGCTGTACGAGGCGATGCGCGTCGGCGCGCACGGCAACGCCGTCCTCGGGACGATACACGGCGACTCCGCGGCGGCCGTCCGCGAGCGAGTCGTCTCGGACCTGGGCGTCCCCGAGTCGGCGTTCGGCGCGACGGACCTCGTGGTGACGTGCGCCCGCGACGGCCCGGACAGACGCGTCGAGCGAATCGAGGAGGTCCGTACCGGCGGCGAAGGCGTGCGATTCGAGACGCTGTACGCGCCGGGCGCAGACGGACTCGACGCGACGGGCCGCGTCTCCCGCGGCGACAGCGCACTCGTGGACTCTCTGGCGAAGTCCGAAGAGGCGTACGCGGACGTTCTCGACGCCCTCGACGGACGCGCGGCGCGCATCGAACGACTCGCCGAGACGGACCGCACCCGTCCCGAGGACGTCCGGACCGCGTACCGCGGACGGGAGGTGAACTGA
- a CDS encoding DUF7283 family protein — MLDVPLDSLYAWFGLSLASVALVGAVAGLPTTPPPNAADAATTVDRVAAAEYDATAEHPLDASAVRIESRRISLRNDAGTAHATFGFGPVTPVPASDSPLRAVLHGTPPEDAFDSPRAFQQAVVDARAESDDAAWREVDRTLVVRRTSWEGVDVVLVDA, encoded by the coding sequence ATGCTCGACGTTCCCCTCGACTCGTTGTACGCGTGGTTCGGACTGTCGCTCGCGAGTGTCGCACTCGTCGGCGCGGTTGCGGGTCTCCCGACGACGCCGCCGCCGAACGCCGCGGACGCCGCGACGACCGTAGACCGGGTGGCGGCGGCCGAATACGACGCGACGGCCGAACATCCGCTCGACGCCTCGGCCGTCAGAATCGAGAGTCGCCGCATCTCGCTTCGGAACGACGCCGGAACCGCGCACGCGACGTTCGGGTTCGGTCCCGTGACGCCGGTTCCGGCGAGCGACTCGCCGCTTCGGGCGGTGCTCCACGGCACCCCGCCGGAGGACGCGTTCGACTCTCCGAGGGCGTTCCAGCAGGCCGTGGTGGACGCTCGCGCCGAGTCCGACGACGCGGCGTGGCGAGAGGTGGACCGCACGCTCGTCGTTCGCCGCACCTCCTGGGAGGGAGTCGATGTCGTACTCGTGGACGCCTGA
- the polX gene encoding DNA polymerase/3'-5' exonuclease PolX: protein MSRNAEVAALFEEFADRLEADGVEYKPNVYRRAADNIRAHGRPIEGLAAEGKETVEEIDGVGDAISSKVVEYFETGEIAELVELRDEMPVDIQALTGVEGVGPKTVGTLYETLGITTLDELEAAAEAGEIREVKGFGPKTEENILSNVAFARRAQERARLGDARPLADDVLELLRGEAAASQVEVAGSIRRWRDTIGDVDVLVASDDADAVVEAFTGWDGVSTVIESGPEKASVRANGVRIDLRVVVPSEYGAALQYFTGSKNHNLKLRNVAIRRDLKMNEYGVFDVSDVDDPDAGQRVGERVAGETEESMYAALDLPLVPPELREDTGEVEAASEGDLPELLESGDVRGDLHTHTNWSDGRNSPEEMVAAAEARGYDYYAVTDHATGPGMVGGVGLDDDELREQMDALREVAADAELELLHGVEANIGAEGDIPTSDDVLAELDVVVASPHAALDQDPDAATDRLVRAVEHPAVDILGHPTGRLINDRAGLDIDVRRVAEAAAEHDVALEINSDPARLDLHGGPAKTAVEAGAAIAVDTDAHRPDTLGYVRYGVHTARRGWCEPADVVNAWALSDLRSFLH from the coding sequence GTGAGTCGGAACGCGGAGGTGGCCGCCCTGTTCGAGGAGTTCGCCGACCGACTCGAAGCCGACGGCGTCGAGTACAAACCGAACGTCTACCGCCGCGCCGCGGACAACATCCGCGCGCACGGCCGACCGATAGAGGGACTCGCCGCGGAGGGTAAAGAGACCGTAGAGGAGATAGACGGCGTCGGCGACGCCATCTCCTCGAAGGTCGTCGAGTACTTCGAGACCGGAGAGATAGCGGAGTTGGTCGAACTGCGCGACGAGATGCCGGTCGATATACAGGCGCTGACGGGCGTCGAGGGCGTCGGACCGAAGACGGTCGGAACGCTGTACGAGACGCTCGGAATCACCACGCTCGACGAACTGGAGGCCGCCGCCGAAGCGGGCGAGATTCGCGAGGTCAAAGGGTTCGGACCGAAGACGGAGGAGAATATCCTCTCGAACGTCGCGTTCGCCCGGCGGGCCCAAGAGCGCGCGCGTCTCGGGGACGCCCGCCCCCTCGCGGACGACGTGCTCGAACTGCTCCGCGGCGAGGCGGCGGCGTCGCAGGTGGAAGTCGCGGGCTCCATCCGCCGGTGGCGCGACACCATCGGCGACGTGGACGTGTTGGTCGCGAGCGATGACGCCGACGCCGTCGTGGAGGCGTTCACCGGGTGGGACGGCGTCTCGACCGTCATCGAATCCGGGCCGGAGAAAGCGAGCGTCCGCGCGAACGGCGTCCGAATCGACCTCCGCGTCGTCGTCCCCTCGGAGTACGGCGCGGCCCTGCAGTACTTCACCGGGAGCAAGAACCACAACCTGAAGCTCCGGAACGTCGCCATCCGACGCGACCTGAAGATGAACGAGTACGGCGTCTTCGACGTGAGCGACGTGGACGACCCCGACGCGGGGCAACGAGTCGGCGAACGCGTCGCCGGTGAGACGGAAGAGTCGATGTACGCGGCTCTCGACCTGCCCCTCGTGCCGCCGGAGTTACGCGAGGACACCGGCGAGGTGGAGGCCGCCTCGGAGGGCGACCTGCCGGAACTCCTCGAAAGCGGAGACGTCCGCGGCGACCTGCACACGCACACGAACTGGTCCGACGGGCGGAACTCCCCCGAGGAGATGGTCGCCGCCGCGGAGGCGCGCGGATACGACTACTACGCGGTGACCGACCACGCCACCGGCCCGGGGATGGTCGGCGGCGTCGGACTCGACGACGACGAACTGAGAGAACAGATGGACGCCCTCCGCGAGGTTGCGGCCGACGCCGAACTCGAACTCCTCCACGGCGTCGAGGCGAACATCGGCGCCGAGGGCGACATCCCGACGAGCGACGACGTGTTGGCCGAGTTGGACGTGGTGGTGGCCTCGCCGCACGCCGCACTCGACCAAGACCCCGACGCGGCCACGGACCGACTCGTGCGGGCGGTCGAACACCCCGCCGTCGATATCCTCGGTCACCCGACGGGCCGTCTCATCAACGACCGGGCCGGACTCGATATCGACGTTCGACGGGTCGCGGAGGCGGCGGCCGAACACGACGTCGCACTCGAAATCAACAGCGACCCCGCGCGACTCGACTTACACGGCGGCCCCGCGAAGACGGCCGTCGAGGCGGGTGCGGCCATCGCCGTCGATACCGACGCGCACCGACCGGACACGCTCGGTTACGTGCGGTACGGCGTCCACACCGCCCGACGCGGGTGGTGCGAACCCGCGGACGTGGTGAACGCGTGGGCCCTCTCTGACCTCCGGTCGTTCCTCCACTGA
- a CDS encoding DUF7285 family protein, with the protein MSYSWTPEGEPRGQTSPLAALAALFAVCTGVSIYVVALGGAVPVGDDRAYADSTLHRVSGELSDGGVVDPSTLDSARSAAPAGRQLNVTLTAGDRRWATGPRPPTGTRTDAASRTTSVRLGPGSVAPGRLRVEVWR; encoded by the coding sequence ATGTCGTACTCGTGGACGCCTGAGGGCGAACCGCGGGGGCAGACGTCTCCGCTCGCCGCTCTCGCGGCCCTCTTTGCGGTCTGTACCGGCGTGAGCATCTACGTCGTCGCACTCGGCGGGGCCGTCCCCGTCGGCGACGACAGGGCGTACGCGGACTCGACGCTTCACCGCGTCTCCGGCGAACTCTCCGACGGCGGCGTCGTCGACCCGTCGACGCTCGACTCTGCGCGGTCTGCGGCACCCGCGGGGCGGCAGCTGAACGTCACGCTCACGGCCGGTGACCGGCGGTGGGCGACCGGTCCGCGCCCGCCGACCGGAACGCGGACCGACGCGGCGAGTCGCACGACGAGCGTCCGTCTCGGCCCCGGTTCGGTCGCTCCCGGCCGCCTCCGCGTCGAGGTGTGGCGATGA
- a CDS encoding DUF7310 family coiled-coil domain-containing protein, whose translation MARNSTHDVDALASRLDAVERAVTTDDGTVPPADVHRSERDDAAAADAADSRDREVADGVDAELEALRERVATLEAELDAVRGLLGGVQAVDESVERRADAALAKVERLESSMAEESGLVVERLPVDEISDDARPRENDAKTAATDRTSATERDEANSLAARLREAL comes from the coding sequence ATGGCTCGAAACTCGACGCACGACGTGGACGCGCTCGCCTCCCGTCTCGACGCCGTCGAACGCGCGGTGACGACGGACGACGGAACAGTTCCCCCGGCAGACGTCCACCGGTCCGAACGTGACGACGCCGCCGCGGCCGACGCGGCCGACTCGCGCGACAGAGAGGTGGCCGACGGTGTCGATGCCGAACTCGAAGCGTTGCGAGAGCGCGTCGCGACGCTCGAAGCGGAACTCGACGCCGTGCGCGGCCTCCTCGGCGGCGTGCAAGCCGTCGATGAGTCGGTCGAACGACGGGCGGACGCCGCCCTCGCGAAGGTCGAACGCCTCGAATCGTCGATGGCCGAGGAGTCCGGCCTCGTCGTCGAACGCCTCCCGGTAGACGAGATTTCCGACGACGCGAGACCGAGAGAGAACGACGCGAAGACGGCGGCGACGGACCGAACGTCTGCGACCGAAAGAGACGAAGCGAACTCCCTCGCGGCGCGCCTGCGCGAGGCGCTCTGA
- a CDS encoding alkaline phosphatase family protein: MGLFDRLRGKDEPRVAFIGIDGVPFSLLSENPDEFPNMARLADEGSAGEIESIVPPESSACWPALTTGVNPGETGVYGFQDRENGSYDTYVPMGRDVQATRLWDRVTEAGRNATVMNVPVTFPPQRNVQRMVSGFLSPSVDKAAYPDEFRDQLDSMDYIIDVNAKLGHKDDKSEFVENAHKTLDRRFDAFSHYLQQDDWDLFFGVFMTTDRVNHFLFKDYERDGENKEAFVEFYKKVDDYLGQIREMLPEDVTLVVASDHGFTSLDYEVHCNALLEEEGWLSYEDDDHEQLADISDDTTAYSLIPGRFYINLEGREPRGAVPEDEYKKRRDELKEMLETLEGPDGNKVAARVVEKKDAFRGDHDEIAPDLVVIPNNGFDLKSGFKGHDDVFGQGPRNGMHSFDDASLYIDDSDASIEDANLYDIAPTVLDLMGVEYGRPDFDGASLLNQ; the protein is encoded by the coding sequence ATGGGTCTGTTCGACCGACTGCGCGGTAAGGACGAACCGCGCGTCGCCTTCATCGGCATCGACGGCGTCCCGTTTAGTCTCCTCTCTGAGAACCCCGACGAGTTCCCCAACATGGCTCGTCTCGCCGACGAGGGGAGCGCAGGTGAGATAGAGAGCATCGTCCCCCCCGAGTCGTCGGCCTGTTGGCCGGCGCTGACGACCGGCGTCAACCCCGGCGAGACGGGCGTCTACGGCTTCCAAGACCGCGAGAACGGGTCGTACGACACGTACGTCCCCATGGGTCGCGACGTGCAGGCGACGCGCCTCTGGGACCGCGTCACCGAGGCCGGGCGCAACGCCACCGTGATGAACGTGCCCGTGACGTTCCCCCCGCAGCGAAACGTCCAGCGCATGGTCTCTGGCTTTCTCTCGCCCAGCGTCGACAAGGCCGCCTACCCCGACGAGTTCCGCGACCAACTCGACTCGATGGACTACATCATCGACGTGAACGCGAAACTCGGGCACAAAGACGACAAAAGCGAGTTCGTCGAGAACGCTCACAAGACGCTCGACAGGCGGTTCGACGCGTTCTCGCACTACCTCCAACAGGACGACTGGGACCTCTTTTTCGGCGTCTTCATGACGACGGACCGAGTCAACCACTTCCTCTTCAAGGATTACGAACGCGACGGCGAGAACAAGGAGGCGTTCGTGGAGTTCTACAAGAAGGTCGACGACTATCTCGGCCAGATTCGCGAGATGCTCCCCGAGGACGTGACGCTCGTCGTCGCCTCCGACCACGGCTTCACCTCGCTCGACTACGAGGTTCACTGTAACGCGCTCCTCGAAGAGGAGGGGTGGCTCTCCTACGAGGACGACGACCACGAACAGCTTGCCGACATCTCCGACGACACCACGGCGTACTCGCTCATCCCCGGCCGGTTCTACATCAACCTCGAAGGCCGCGAACCGCGCGGTGCGGTCCCCGAAGACGAGTACAAGAAACGCCGCGACGAACTGAAAGAGATGCTCGAAACCCTCGAAGGCCCGGACGGCAACAAGGTCGCCGCCCGCGTCGTCGAGAAGAAAGACGCGTTCCGCGGCGACCACGACGAAATCGCGCCCGATCTCGTCGTCATCCCGAACAACGGCTTCGACCTCAAGTCCGGATTCAAGGGCCACGACGACGTGTTCGGGCAGGGCCCGCGAAACGGCATGCACAGCTTCGACGACGCGTCGCTCTACATCGACGACTCCGACGCGAGCATCGAGGACGCCAACCTCTACGACATCGCACCGACGGTTCTCGACCTGATGGGAGTCGAGTACGGCCGCCCCGACTTCGACGGCGCGAGCCTCCTCAACCAGTAA
- a CDS encoding tubulin/FtsZ family protein, giving the protein MKTVLIGVGQAGGKLTRELADFDSRMGFEAVLGTLAVNTAEADLQELPFETVLIGQDRVKGHGVGGDNELGAEVMQSDSQEVLASLEGRITAEAEAIFVVAGLGGGTGSGGAPVLVKELKRIYDVPVYALGVLPGRNAGAMYQVNAGRSLKTVAREADSLLLVDNDAFRSSGESLGEGFDAINREIAQRVGLLFASGEAVEGVGESVVDSSEVINTLRSGGVAALGYASGESADTAEGNINTVMSTTRRALMTGTSLPEASRADAALLVVAGVPDQIPRKGVERARRWLEDETGSRQVRGGDFPLQSDRIASLVLLGGVERSDRLQQFMERAKEAQKAAETEKQRGDPAEAWQNDELEDLL; this is encoded by the coding sequence ATGAAGACCGTCCTAATTGGTGTCGGGCAGGCGGGTGGAAAGCTCACCCGGGAACTGGCCGATTTCGACTCCCGAATGGGTTTCGAGGCAGTCCTCGGAACTCTCGCAGTCAACACCGCGGAAGCCGACCTCCAAGAACTCCCGTTCGAGACGGTGTTGATCGGACAGGACCGAGTGAAGGGCCACGGCGTCGGCGGCGACAACGAACTCGGCGCGGAGGTCATGCAGTCCGACAGCCAGGAAGTGCTCGCGTCCCTCGAAGGGCGAATCACGGCCGAAGCGGAGGCCATCTTCGTGGTCGCCGGACTCGGCGGCGGGACCGGAAGCGGCGGCGCGCCGGTGCTCGTGAAGGAACTCAAGCGCATCTACGACGTGCCCGTCTACGCTCTCGGCGTCCTCCCCGGGCGGAACGCGGGCGCGATGTATCAGGTGAACGCCGGTCGGTCGCTGAAGACCGTCGCGCGCGAGGCGGACTCGCTTCTGTTGGTCGACAACGACGCGTTCCGCTCCTCCGGCGAGAGCCTCGGCGAGGGGTTCGACGCCATCAACCGAGAGATAGCCCAGCGAGTCGGCCTGCTCTTCGCCTCGGGCGAGGCCGTAGAGGGCGTCGGCGAGAGCGTCGTCGACTCCTCGGAGGTCATCAACACGCTCCGTTCCGGCGGCGTCGCCGCGCTCGGATACGCGTCCGGCGAGTCCGCCGACACCGCCGAGGGGAACATAAACACGGTGATGAGCACGACGCGGCGCGCGCTCATGACGGGGACGAGTCTGCCTGAGGCGAGCAGAGCCGACGCCGCCCTCCTCGTCGTCGCGGGCGTCCCCGATCAGATACCGCGCAAAGGCGTCGAACGCGCCCGGCGATGGCTCGAAGACGAGACGGGGAGCCGCCAAGTCCGCGGGGGCGACTTCCCGCTTCAGAGCGATCGAATCGCGTCGCTCGTCCTCCTCGGCGGCGTCGAACGCTCCGACAGGCTACAGCAGTTCATGGAGCGCGCGAAGGAAGCCCAGAAGGCGGCCGAAACCGAAAAACAGCGGGGCGACCCGGCGGAGGCGTGGCAGAACGACGAACTCGAAGACCTGCTCTGA
- a CDS encoding DUF5788 family protein, producing the protein MKEFERKQLLERANREGATVGADIPDAIDVQGEEVELQSFVFEIKRRDTIPDGERERVEQAKRNLRRERLERLQKVEDNEVSYEEGEQLVESIIGIDRALNALEQLRPKDLEKEEQMQETADQKRWMNFLKQALGRDDASSKRRGGRP; encoded by the coding sequence GTGAAAGAGTTCGAGCGAAAGCAGTTACTCGAACGCGCCAACCGCGAGGGGGCGACGGTGGGCGCGGACATCCCGGACGCCATCGACGTACAGGGCGAAGAGGTGGAACTGCAGAGCTTCGTCTTCGAGATAAAGCGCCGCGACACGATTCCCGACGGCGAGAGAGAGCGAGTCGAGCAGGCGAAGCGAAACCTCCGGCGAGAACGCCTCGAACGCCTCCAGAAAGTCGAGGACAACGAGGTGAGCTACGAAGAGGGCGAGCAACTCGTCGAGAGCATCATCGGCATCGACCGGGCGCTGAACGCCCTCGAACAACTCCGCCCGAAGGACCTCGAAAAAGAGGAGCAGATGCAGGAGACGGCGGACCAAAAGCGCTGGATGAACTTCCTGAAGCAGGCGCTGGGCCGCGACGACGCGAGCAGTAAGCGTCGGGGTGGCCGCCCGTGA